A section of the Myxococcus virescens genome encodes:
- a CDS encoding GIY-YIG nuclease family protein, with protein sequence MRTVVTLHECKVRASLLLKALASADASRAARAAERLRVLPGFAGLPLGEVLARKETVQRKHALTVIAREQGHATWGELKQVRELDFEHLLAPVGGSHLNRWFSSYAEAADSLRTQGGFLFPFREQFFVCEASLVEALGVDPADADWPLMGRDWMAPKDGAAQARLAQRFALHSPSHASTSPDTRSPMSAGSRRSELKRSYRETPPPMGVYAVRCLANGKVLVGASANVQGMLNRIRFELSTGMDRLPTLLEDWKRYGAEQFTFEVLDVLKPSDEPVVAPEEDLKVLEALWLDRLKPYGEAGYNVQGG encoded by the coding sequence ATGCGAACCGTCGTCACCCTCCACGAATGCAAGGTCCGCGCGTCGCTCCTGCTCAAGGCGCTGGCCTCGGCGGATGCGTCGCGCGCGGCCCGGGCAGCGGAGCGGCTGCGCGTCCTGCCCGGCTTCGCGGGACTGCCCTTGGGCGAGGTGCTCGCGCGCAAGGAGACGGTGCAGCGCAAGCATGCGCTGACCGTCATCGCGCGTGAGCAGGGGCACGCCACCTGGGGTGAGTTGAAGCAGGTGCGTGAGCTCGACTTCGAGCACCTGCTCGCCCCCGTGGGCGGCTCCCACCTCAACCGCTGGTTCTCTTCCTATGCGGAGGCCGCTGACTCCCTGCGGACGCAGGGCGGCTTCCTCTTTCCGTTCCGTGAGCAGTTCTTCGTCTGCGAGGCCAGCCTCGTCGAGGCGCTCGGCGTCGACCCCGCGGACGCGGACTGGCCGCTCATGGGCCGCGACTGGATGGCGCCGAAGGATGGGGCCGCGCAGGCCCGGCTCGCTCAGCGCTTCGCCCTGCATTCGCCTTCCCACGCTTCAACTTCCCCAGACACGAGGTCTCCCATGTCCGCTGGCTCCCGCCGCTCCGAATTGAAGCGTTCCTACCGGGAAACACCGCCTCCCATGGGCGTGTACGCCGTGCGCTGCCTCGCCAATGGCAAGGTGTTGGTGGGCGCGAGCGCCAACGTCCAGGGCATGCTCAATCGCATCCGCTTCGAGCTGTCCACGGGCATGGACCGCCTGCCCACGCTGCTGGAGGACTGGAAGCGCTACGGGGCGGAGCAGTTCACCTTCGAGGTGCTCGACGTGCTGAAGCCTTCCGACGAGCCCGTGGTGGCGCCGGAGGAGGATCTGAAGGTGCTGGAGGCACTCTGGTTGGACCGGCTCAAGCCTTACGGCGAGGCGGGCTACAACGTGCAAGGCGGCTGA
- a CDS encoding RNA polymerase sigma factor, translating to MTETGQLSDEVVRALVDNHRQFLAFLERRVGSRAIAEEILQAAFVRTLEKGGALKEGEGAVAWFYRLLRNALVDHYRRQAAEGRALEREAQEAEGAMVDTELKQAVCACVGELVPTLKPEYADILRKVDLAERGVPDVAREAGITANNAGVRLHRARQALKRQLERSCGSCAAHGCLDCSCKPSHRAGEALASGSADV from the coding sequence GTGACGGAGACCGGACAGCTGAGTGACGAGGTGGTTCGTGCGCTGGTGGACAACCACCGCCAGTTCCTCGCCTTCCTGGAGCGGCGCGTGGGCAGCCGCGCCATCGCGGAGGAAATCCTCCAGGCCGCGTTCGTGAGGACGCTGGAGAAGGGCGGCGCGCTGAAGGAGGGCGAGGGTGCGGTGGCGTGGTTCTACCGGCTGCTGCGCAACGCGCTGGTGGACCACTACCGGCGCCAGGCGGCGGAGGGACGCGCGCTGGAGCGCGAGGCACAGGAGGCGGAGGGGGCCATGGTGGACACGGAGCTGAAGCAAGCCGTCTGCGCGTGCGTGGGGGAGCTGGTGCCCACGCTCAAGCCGGAGTACGCCGACATCCTGCGGAAGGTGGACCTGGCGGAGCGCGGTGTCCCGGACGTCGCGCGCGAGGCGGGCATCACCGCGAACAACGCGGGCGTGCGGCTCCACCGGGCCCGCCAGGCGTTGAAGAGGCAACTGGAGCGAAGCTGCGGCAGCTGCGCCGCGCACGGATGCCTGGACTGCTCTTGCAAGCCATCCCACCGGGCAGGCGAGGCCTTGGCGTCTGGCTCGGCGGACGTCTGA